In Arsenicicoccus sp. oral taxon 190, the following are encoded in one genomic region:
- a CDS encoding ABC transporter ATP-binding protein, with protein MREQAFIELRGVTKSFGQGERAVHALQGIDLTVRRGELLAVRGRSGSGKTTLLHLVGALDDADAGTIRVGDQDVRALDEPGRLALRRDAVSYVFQSFGLVPELSAAENVSLPLRIARVAPTERDRRVAEILDRVGLGPHANQTPRQLSGGQQQRVSLARALVAEPSVLLADEPTGQLDSETAREIMGLVVSLVRDRAMTAVVTTHDPVIVGFADRSLQLVDGRLVDDQLVEDLPSA; from the coding sequence ATGCGTGAGCAGGCCTTCATCGAGCTGCGGGGCGTCACCAAGAGCTTCGGCCAGGGGGAGCGCGCCGTGCACGCGCTGCAGGGCATCGACCTCACCGTGCGCCGCGGCGAGCTGCTGGCTGTGCGCGGTCGCTCCGGGTCCGGCAAGACGACGCTGCTGCACCTGGTCGGCGCCCTGGACGACGCCGACGCCGGGACGATCCGGGTGGGGGACCAGGACGTCCGCGCGCTCGACGAGCCGGGGCGGCTGGCGCTGCGCCGGGACGCCGTGTCCTATGTCTTCCAGTCGTTCGGCCTGGTCCCGGAGCTCTCGGCCGCCGAGAACGTCTCGCTCCCGCTGCGCATCGCCCGCGTCGCCCCCACGGAGCGGGACCGCCGCGTCGCCGAGATCCTCGACCGGGTGGGCCTCGGGCCCCACGCCAACCAGACGCCCCGCCAGCTGAGCGGGGGCCAGCAGCAACGCGTCTCGCTCGCCAGGGCCCTCGTCGCCGAGCCCAGCGTGCTGCTCGCCGACGAGCCCACGGGCCAGCTGGACTCGGAGACGGCGCGGGAGATCATGGGTCTGGTCGTGTCGTTGGTGCGGGACCGCGCCATGACCGCGGTCGTCACCACCCACGACCCGGTGATCGTCGGGTTCGCCGACCGGTCGTTGCAGCTCGTGGACGGCCGGCTGGTGGACGACCAGCTGGTGGAAGACCTGCCGTCAGCGTGA
- a CDS encoding UbiA family prenyltransferase has protein sequence MRRGLPLLVASCHPGPTVVVTGLATALAAGRGLPLRRVALVAGAVLAGQLTIGWGNDLVDAERDRVAGRLDKPLAEDPAARRQVRMALAGATVGCLVLSRWCGRGAGLVHVVLVVGSGWAYNAGLKRTTLSILPYAVAFGGLPHVPHLTGAGPDGGRGPAAGPAPLWQTAAGALLGCSAHLLNVLPDLDDDALTGVRGYPHRWSPAALRAQAAAGLVGAQLAVLLGARPSRRATLGGLALAAPLAVGVVRGRGRTPFWCAAALAAVDVVTWVGTASR, from the coding sequence TGCCACCCCGGGCCCACCGTGGTGGTCACCGGCCTCGCCACCGCGCTCGCCGCGGGGCGCGGCCTGCCGCTGCGCCGGGTGGCCCTGGTCGCCGGCGCGGTGCTCGCCGGCCAGCTGACCATCGGGTGGGGCAACGACCTGGTCGACGCCGAGCGGGACCGGGTCGCCGGCCGGCTCGACAAGCCCCTCGCCGAGGACCCCGCGGCCCGCCGTCAGGTCCGTATGGCGCTCGCCGGCGCCACCGTCGGGTGTCTCGTGCTGTCCCGGTGGTGTGGTCGCGGTGCGGGTCTCGTCCATGTCGTCCTCGTGGTCGGGTCGGGCTGGGCCTACAACGCCGGGCTCAAGCGCACGACCTTGTCGATCCTGCCCTACGCCGTGGCGTTCGGGGGGCTTCCGCACGTGCCGCATCTGACCGGCGCCGGTCCCGACGGGGGGCGGGGGCCGGCTGCCGGGCCCGCGCCGCTCTGGCAGACGGCGGCGGGTGCCCTGCTGGGGTGCTCGGCGCACCTGCTCAACGTGCTGCCCGACCTCGACGACGACGCCCTGACCGGGGTGCGCGGATACCCGCACCGCTGGTCCCCGGCAGCGTTGCGGGCCCAGGCGGCCGCAGGGCTGGTGGGGGCCCAGCTCGCCGTGCTGCTCGGCGCCCGGCCGTCGCGGCGAGCCACCCTGGGCGGCCTCGCGCTGGCGGCACCGCTGGCCGTGGGAGTGGTGCGCGGCCGTGGTCGCACGCCCTTCTGGTGCGCGGCAGCCCTCGCGGCCGTCGACGTGGTGACCTGGGTGGGCACGGCCTCACGCTGA
- a CDS encoding ABC transporter ATP-binding protein gives MTSTAPPPAPPTGPTTASTTEHPLISCDNVVRIFTAEGVEVVALQGLDLAVDAGELVAVVGASGSGKSTLLRILSGLDRPTAGSARVAGHDLVAMGRRERLRFRRETVGFLYQQAADNLLPYLSAADNVAAPLRLAGHRGPDVDGRVDELLELVGLGDCGARRPAELLGGQQQRVGLAVALANHPQVLLADEPTGELDTRTADDVFTAIRSANAELGVTVVVVTHDQTVSGQVQRTVGIRDGRTSSEVLRRTEVDEHGQAAHVTEEYAVLDRAGRLQLPREFTAALDLRDRVRLDLETDHIGVWPGHTRRPSGRHRREDTDA, from the coding sequence ATGACCAGCACCGCGCCGCCGCCCGCGCCGCCCACCGGGCCGACCACTGCGTCGACCACGGAGCATCCGCTGATCAGCTGCGACAACGTCGTGCGGATCTTCACCGCCGAAGGGGTCGAGGTCGTCGCCCTGCAGGGCCTCGACCTCGCCGTCGACGCCGGCGAGCTGGTCGCGGTGGTCGGGGCCTCCGGCAGCGGCAAGTCCACCCTGCTGCGGATCCTCTCCGGCCTTGACCGCCCCACCGCGGGCAGCGCCCGGGTCGCCGGGCACGATCTCGTCGCGATGGGCCGCCGGGAGCGGCTGCGGTTCCGGCGCGAGACGGTGGGTTTCCTCTACCAGCAGGCGGCCGACAACCTGCTGCCCTACCTGAGCGCGGCGGACAACGTCGCGGCCCCCCTGCGGCTGGCCGGGCACCGCGGCCCCGACGTCGACGGGAGGGTCGACGAGCTGCTCGAGCTGGTCGGGCTCGGCGACTGCGGCGCGCGGCGTCCCGCCGAGCTCTTGGGCGGTCAGCAGCAGCGGGTCGGGCTCGCCGTGGCCCTCGCCAACCACCCGCAGGTGCTCCTCGCCGACGAACCCACCGGTGAGCTCGACACCCGGACCGCCGACGACGTCTTCACCGCCATACGGTCGGCCAACGCCGAGCTCGGCGTGACCGTCGTCGTCGTCACCCACGACCAGACCGTCTCCGGGCAGGTGCAGCGCACGGTGGGCATCCGCGACGGGCGCACCTCCTCGGAGGTGCTGCGTCGCACCGAGGTCGACGAGCACGGCCAGGCCGCGCACGTGACCGAGGAGTATGCCGTCCTCGACCGCGCCGGGCGGCTGCAGCTGCCCCGGGAGTTCACCGCGGCGCTGGACCTGCGCGACCGGGTGCGGCTGGACCTGGAGACCGACCACATCGGGGTCTGGCCCGGCCACACCCGGCGCCCGTCCGGACGTCACCGCAGGGAGGACACCGATGCGTGA